Part of the Pirellulales bacterium genome is shown below.
CACGGCCACGGGGCACGTCAAGGCGATGTACGACACGCTCGACCGTAATCGCCGGTTCGCCGAGGCAGGGCCCTCGACCCCGGTGAACATGACGGGCTTGGACGTGGCGCCCCAGGCCGGCGAGCGTTTTTACGTGCTCGACGACATTGCCCAGGCCCGGCAGATCGCCGCAAAGCGGCAGGAGCAAAACCGCCAGCAAACGTTGGGCAGCGCCCCGACCCACGTCACGCTCGAGAATCTATTCGACCGCTTGGGCAAGCAAGAGGTGCAAACGCTGAACATGATTCTCCGGGCGGACACCCAGGGATCGATCGAGGGAATCCAAAAGGAGCTGACCAAGCTCGAACATCCCGAAGTGAAGATCAAGGTGCTCCAAGCCACCGTCGGCGGCGTTTCCGAGGCCGACGTCCATTTGGCCGATGCCTCGGACGCGGTGATTATCGGCTTCAGGGTGGTCCCCGACGAAGGGGCCCGCACGCTGGCCGAACGCAAGGGAGTGCAGATCCGGCGGTACGAGATCATTTACAAGGTGACCGAAGACTTGCGGGCCGCCTTGGAAGGGATGCTCGAGCCTGAGAAGCGCGAAGCCGAACTGGGCCGGGCGCTCGTCCAGCGCACGTTCACCATCAGCCGCATCGGCACTATTGCCGGCTGCCGAGTGCTTTCGGGCAACGTGCAGCGCAATGCCCGGATGCGGATCATTCGCGACAATCGGGTGATTGGCGACTACGCGCTCGACTCGTTAAAGCGCGAAAAGGACGACGCTCGGGAGGTCCGCGAGGGGATGGAATGCGGTATCAAACTGGCCGGTTTCAACGATGTGAAGGAAGGAGACGTTCTCGAGGCCTATCGTATCGAGGAGGTTGCCCGCACGTTCTGAGATCGTCGCCGATCGACGCGCTCCCTTTTGGGGGTCGCGGCTAAAATTGTGGTTGCGATCGCTCGCAACCCGTCATTCATCACTCGTTACTCGCCATATCGCCTGCATGTCGTCCCGCCGATTGTTAAAAGCCGCCGCCGCCGTCCGCCAAGTCGTCAGCATGGCGATTCTGACGGACTTGAAAGACCCGCGGGTCCGCGACGTGACGGTGACGCACGTCGAAATGACGCCCGACATGCGCGAAGCGAAAGTCTACGTTTCGATCATGGGAGACGCGACCCGGCAAGACCTGAGTCTCCGCGGCTTGCAAAACGCGCGCGGGTTCTTGCAATCCAAGATCGCCGAGCGGATCGAGACCCGATACACGCCCCGACTGCGGTTTGTCGTCGATATGGGAGTGAAGCGGTCGATCGAGGTGGCCGAGATTCTCGATCGCGTGCTC
Proteins encoded:
- the rbfA gene encoding 30S ribosome-binding factor RbfA — its product is MSSRRLLKAAAAVRQVVSMAILTDLKDPRVRDVTVTHVEMTPDMREAKVYVSIMGDATRQDLSLRGLQNARGFLQSKIAERIETRYTPRLRFVVDMGVKRSIEVAEILDRVLSEDKSAGEPAASDEPAAEDFPDEERAEFPEAEGHSETSLDNEPDDGDRTNRDEPDRPSPR